A stretch of DNA from Campylobacter concisus:
TCATAATGAAAAGCCTGCATTAAAAGAGCTTCTAAAAGAGCCAAACTCAGTAAATTTTGAAGGTGAAAATTTAAGCCAGATCGATAAAATCGATGAAGCTAAGTTTGATCTTGTTTCAAAAACAAGTCTAAGCATGCTTGATAGATTAAAGCAAATTCTAAGAAATTTTGATCAAAAAAGTCCGCTAACTCTGCTATTTTTAGCGCTCATATCATTTGGTTATGGCTTTTTGCATGCTGCATCTGCTGGACATGGCAAGGTGCTTACAAGCTCTTATTTTGCCGCAACTGGTGGAAGCTACGCCAAAGCCTTTTTCTTCTCTTTAAAGATCGGATTTTTACATGTTGTGGGTGCGTTTATTTTTGTGCTTGCTAGTTTTATGATGTTGCGTGAGATCAGTAGCGATCTGACAAAAGATACAGCAAGCGTTACGACAGCATTTTCTGGCGTTATTATCTTTTTTGTAGCGATTTTTATGCTTTATAAAAAGGTAAAAATTTATCTTTCAAGCAAAAAAGAGTTAAATAAATTTTATATTTTTAGCTCAAGTTTAAGCCAAAATTTGAGTAAAAATACAAAATTTACTAGCGACTGTGGCTGTAATATCTGTACTACAAAAAAACCAAAAAACAAAGAAGAATGGCTGGTTGCGGCTGCTGCGGCACTTATTCCTTGTCCTGGCACGATACTTGTCTTTGTGCTAGCAAATGAGCTAGGCAGCTACATTGCAGGCATTATAAGTGGCCTATTTATGGCGCTTGGCATGAGCGCAGTGATATTTTTAGCGGCTGTTTTTGGAGCCAAGATAAATGAGAACACAAACATTAAGTTAAAAAAGTTTAAAATCTATGCCGAATTTATGGCACTTAGCGTTATGCTTTGGCTTGGACTTTTTATTTTTACTACGACATTTACGCAAAAGAGTCTGTTTTGAAAGAAATTATAAAAATTAAAAATTTAAACTTTAGCTACGATAAACAAGTGGTTTTAGAAGATATCAATTTAGATTATAATAGCGATGAGTTTTTAGCTATCATCGGTCCAAATGGTGGTGGCAAAAGTACGCTTTTAAAGCTTATATTAGGGCTGCTTAAGCCTCAAAGTGGTGAGATAAAGCTCTTTGGAAAAGAGCCAAGCGAAGTCAGTAAATTTATAGGTTATGTGCCTCAAAATTTTCTCTCAAATCAAAGCTTTCCAATGATGGTTTTAGAAGTAGTTTTAATGGGGCTAATAGACAAAAAAATTTTTGGTTTTTACTCGCGAGATGAGAAACAAATGGCTCTTGGTGCCCTTGAGAAAGTTGGCATGAAAGAATTTGCAAGCGCTAGAATTGGTGAGCTAAGCGGTGGCCAAAGACAGCGTGTATATATCGCAAGAGCGCTTTGTGCAAATGCAAAAGTCCTCGTTTTAGACGAGCCAACAGCCAGTATCGACACAAAGGGTCAGGCTGAAATTTATGAAATTTTAAAAAATATAAATGCA
This window harbors:
- a CDS encoding nickel/cobalt transporter, yielding MLARLIVICFFAINAFGCALCSLYSPTAHVSVKFDSNENNITTIAFSWTFSQNFSELMRQNFDLNQDEKIDESEIKKIRLNLLDYLVPRHYLTNIEYFYKDENATKLELNLKKYKLYFDEGRLKFDVSFKTNLLIKDGFVVSVEMDDKEGYFNFKFTQNNAFLVSDQFWTIPNPNANLIFFTFSSKAAAKAHNEKPALKELLKEPNSVNFEGENLSQIDKIDEAKFDLVSKTSLSMLDRLKQILRNFDQKSPLTLLFLALISFGYGFLHAASAGHGKVLTSSYFAATGGSYAKAFFFSLKIGFLHVVGAFIFVLASFMMLREISSDLTKDTASVTTAFSGVIIFFVAIFMLYKKVKIYLSSKKELNKFYIFSSSLSQNLSKNTKFTSDCGCNICTTKKPKNKEEWLVAAAAALIPCPGTILVFVLANELGSYIAGIISGLFMALGMSAVIFLAAVFGAKINENTNIKLKKFKIYAEFMALSVMLWLGLFIFTTTFTQKSLF
- a CDS encoding metal ABC transporter ATP-binding protein, which codes for MKEIIKIKNLNFSYDKQVVLEDINLDYNSDEFLAIIGPNGGGKSTLLKLILGLLKPQSGEIKLFGKEPSEVSKFIGYVPQNFLSNQSFPMMVLEVVLMGLIDKKIFGFYSRDEKQMALGALEKVGMKEFASARIGELSGGQRQRVYIARALCANAKVLVLDEPTASIDTKGQAEIYEILKNINASGVGVVLVSHDLNIVLNYATKIAYVSKNLHIHKTHEDTAKREFIEHLAKSHSHFCDVEIALGECECKIKSNVFKLKR